From a region of the Luteitalea sp. genome:
- a CDS encoding DUF86 domain-containing protein: MRDAIIDIEGYTSAGRDTFMAERMRQDAVIRKLEIIGEAVKQLSATTRERRPEILWKQIAGMRDRLTHDYFGVDLTLVW, translated from the coding sequence ATTCGCGACGCAATAATCGACATCGAAGGGTACACATCGGCAGGCCGCGACACGTTCATGGCGGAGCGAATGCGTCAGGATGCCGTCATTCGGAAGCTCGAAATCATTGGCGAAGCCGTCAAGCAACTCTCCGCTACTACGAGGGAGCGTCGTCCGGAAATACTGTGGAAGCAGATCGCCGGAATGCGCGATCGTCTGACGCACGATTACTTCGGTGTGGATCTCACACTGGTCTGGTGA
- a CDS encoding amidohydrolase family protein: protein MLRSLFAILLAIAGIAWVQEVPAPTVDHHQHLFSPATRVLSPTVKPVNADDLIGFLDEAGIRRAVVLSIAYQYGNPNRPAVEDEYAKVKAENDWTSVQVARHPDRLRGLCGVNPLKPYAVAEIKRCSADPSLRFGITLHFGNSDVNLLDARHRRQLETVFRTANQHRMAIVVHMRSTVSLKRPYGKAQAAAFLELFEAAPDMPVQVGHLAGAGGYDDPQVDEALEVFVDAIAAADVRTKNLFFDVSGVAGLGDWMGKAHEIAARLRQLGLERLLYGSDGTADLLRPRDAWAAFSKLPLSAEEFRVIATNVAPYMR, encoded by the coding sequence ATGTTACGCTCGTTGTTTGCCATCCTTCTTGCCATCGCCGGGATCGCATGGGTTCAAGAGGTTCCAGCGCCAACCGTCGATCATCACCAACATCTCTTCAGCCCCGCGACACGAGTACTGTCGCCGACCGTGAAGCCGGTGAACGCGGACGATCTCATCGGGTTCCTTGACGAGGCCGGAATCCGTCGGGCGGTGGTACTGTCGATTGCGTACCAGTACGGGAATCCCAACCGGCCAGCAGTTGAAGATGAATACGCGAAGGTGAAAGCTGAGAACGATTGGACGAGCGTCCAGGTGGCCCGTCATCCGGATCGCCTCCGCGGCTTATGTGGAGTCAATCCGTTGAAGCCCTACGCTGTCGCGGAAATCAAACGCTGCTCCGCCGACCCGTCGCTTCGGTTTGGCATCACACTGCATTTCGGCAACTCCGACGTCAACCTGCTCGATGCGCGGCATCGCAGGCAGCTCGAGACCGTTTTTCGCACAGCGAATCAGCATCGGATGGCGATTGTGGTTCACATGCGCTCGACGGTGAGCCTGAAGAGACCATACGGAAAAGCACAGGCAGCAGCCTTTCTGGAACTGTTTGAAGCTGCGCCGGACATGCCGGTGCAGGTCGGCCACCTCGCAGGAGCGGGCGGATACGACGACCCTCAAGTTGATGAGGCGCTTGAGGTGTTCGTCGACGCCATCGCCGCAGCAGACGTGAGGACGAAGAACCTGTTCTTTGATGTCTCGGGTGTTGCCGGCCTCGGAGACTGGATGGGTAAGGCACACGAGATCGCCGCGCGCCTCCGCCAACTCGGCCTCGAGCGCCTCCTGTACGGGTCCGACGGTACTGCCGATCTCCTTCGACCCCGAGACGCATGGGCAGCATTCAGCAAGCTGCCGCTTTCCGCAGAGGAGTTTAGAGTCATCGCAACAAACGTCGCGCCGTATATGCGATAG
- a CDS encoding beta-propeller fold lactonase family protein, whose translation MKRLGIALVFVLLAGGVWRAVDNFRMKHPASGHEIAVPGQNGPNALLPSGWKTTPAGRQMRSGDMILSGQVSPDGALFAFTNTGYTGHALHIVGLATEKEIVTFPLEMAWSGLTFSPDGKRIFVSSGAGYPFGDILYFDRWDNEGWKAGRSGYTLHGASKDKTAVSSLTVSADGKLLYALNNSDEHLYILETYGGRAVARLRVGDHPMSARLSKDGKTLYVANLGSANVAVVDVSDPSRPAVTATLATDPHPNDLVVTDDGRLFVSCGNTNNVISFDLKTGQRLEVINTALGPKAPAGSTPNSLALSPDGEMLYVANADNNSVAVIEVEERGKSTPLGFIPTGWYPTFVTTTGDGRRVIVGSGKGTGTGPNRVKRPIDTHAPAVSFQHHGNQLNGLLSFIDTPDKRRLATMTKQVYDNALYRDALLKTSGASAESVIPTKVGDPSPIEHVLFIMKENRTYDQVFGDLPQGNGDPSLTLFGGDVTPNQHALAEQFVLLDNLYCSGEVSQDGQPWTTSAYATEFTQRAWTLSYSRHGSLDTSGGIQEQSTPYIWELAREHGLKVMTFGMGDRRGVAEVRSERFDRPPADPELRRARDYERADRFIEEFQEMDREGAVPNFMFMSLGENHTSGTRPGAYTPKAAVASNDVAVGKIVEAITKSRVWSSFAIFIIEDDAQNGPDHVDSHRTAGLVISPYVKRKVIDSTMYSTVSMLRTVELLLGLPPMTQHDAAAPPMVGSFMAKPDLSGFTALPARIDLMTKNPPQGYGAVASARMDFSEYDRIDEDALNRILWHSIKGVDVPYPAPVRRALPTPYGLFRFPKVDADDD comes from the coding sequence ATGAAACGCTTGGGCATCGCGCTCGTGTTCGTTCTGCTCGCCGGCGGCGTCTGGAGAGCCGTCGACAACTTCCGCATGAAGCACCCCGCCTCGGGCCACGAGATCGCGGTACCCGGACAGAACGGTCCGAACGCGCTGCTCCCGAGCGGATGGAAGACGACGCCCGCGGGCCGGCAGATGCGCTCGGGCGACATGATCCTCTCCGGGCAGGTGAGCCCTGACGGCGCTCTGTTCGCGTTCACGAACACGGGCTACACCGGCCACGCGCTGCACATCGTTGGCCTCGCCACGGAGAAGGAGATCGTCACGTTCCCGCTGGAGATGGCCTGGAGCGGACTCACCTTCAGTCCCGACGGCAAGCGGATCTTCGTCTCGAGCGGTGCCGGTTATCCCTTCGGCGACATCTTGTATTTCGATCGCTGGGACAACGAGGGCTGGAAGGCAGGGCGCTCGGGCTACACGCTCCATGGCGCGTCGAAGGACAAGACCGCGGTCTCCTCTCTCACCGTGTCGGCCGACGGCAAGCTGCTGTACGCGCTCAACAACTCCGACGAGCACCTCTATATCCTGGAAACGTACGGCGGCCGCGCGGTCGCTCGCCTGCGAGTGGGAGACCATCCCATGTCGGCGCGGCTCTCGAAAGACGGCAAGACGCTGTACGTCGCGAACCTCGGCAGCGCGAACGTGGCGGTCGTCGACGTCAGCGATCCAAGCCGGCCGGCCGTCACCGCGACGCTCGCGACCGATCCGCATCCGAATGACCTCGTCGTCACCGACGATGGACGCCTGTTCGTCTCGTGCGGCAACACCAACAACGTGATTTCGTTCGATCTGAAGACCGGCCAGCGCCTGGAGGTCATCAACACGGCGCTCGGACCCAAGGCTCCCGCCGGTAGCACGCCGAACTCGCTGGCCTTGTCGCCTGATGGGGAGATGCTGTATGTCGCCAATGCCGACAACAACTCGGTCGCCGTCATCGAGGTCGAGGAGCGCGGCAAGAGCACGCCGCTTGGCTTCATCCCCACCGGCTGGTATCCCACTTTCGTGACCACTACAGGCGATGGCAGACGTGTCATCGTCGGCAGCGGCAAGGGCACCGGCACCGGACCCAATCGCGTCAAGCGGCCAATCGACACGCACGCGCCCGCGGTCAGCTTCCAGCACCACGGCAATCAGCTCAACGGCCTGCTCTCGTTCATCGACACGCCCGACAAGCGGCGGCTCGCCACTATGACGAAGCAGGTGTACGACAACGCGCTGTACCGGGACGCACTGCTCAAGACGTCGGGTGCGAGCGCCGAGTCCGTGATTCCGACGAAGGTGGGTGATCCGTCGCCGATCGAGCACGTGCTCTTCATCATGAAGGAGAACCGCACGTACGATCAGGTGTTCGGCGACCTGCCGCAGGGGAACGGCGACCCGAGCCTCACGCTCTTCGGCGGCGACGTCACGCCGAATCAGCATGCGCTGGCGGAACAGTTCGTCCTGCTCGACAACCTGTATTGCAGCGGCGAGGTCTCACAGGACGGTCAGCCGTGGACGACGTCGGCGTACGCCACGGAGTTCACGCAGCGTGCCTGGACGCTCAGCTACTCACGCCACGGAAGCCTCGACACGAGCGGAGGCATTCAGGAGCAGTCGACACCTTACATCTGGGAGCTCGCACGCGAGCACGGGCTGAAGGTCATGACGTTCGGGATGGGAGACCGCCGCGGTGTCGCCGAGGTGCGCAGCGAGCGCTTCGATCGTCCCCCCGCCGACCCAGAGTTGCGCCGCGCCCGCGACTACGAGCGCGCGGACCGCTTCATCGAAGAGTTCCAGGAGATGGACCGTGAGGGCGCGGTGCCGAACTTCATGTTCATGTCGCTCGGCGAGAACCACACGAGCGGCACCAGGCCAGGCGCGTACACGCCCAAGGCGGCGGTCGCCTCGAACGACGTGGCGGTCGGCAAGATCGTGGAGGCGATCACGAAGAGCCGCGTCTGGTCGTCCTTCGCCATCTTCATCATCGAAGACGATGCCCAGAATGGGCCGGACCATGTGGACTCGCACCGCACGGCCGGTCTGGTCATCAGTCCGTACGTCAAGCGGAAGGTGATCGACAGCACGATGTACTCGACGGTCAGCATGCTGCGTACCGTCGAGCTGCTGCTCGGTCTTCCGCCAATGACACAGCACGATGCGGCCGCACCGCCCATGGTCGGCAGCTTCATGGCCAAGCCGGATCTTTCGGGCTTCACTGCTCTCCCGGCCAGAATCGATTTGATGACGAAGAACCCACCGCAGGGGTACGGCGCGGTCGCCTCGGCGCGCATGGACTTCAGCGAGTACGATCGCATCGACGAAGACGCGCTCAACCGCATCCTGTGGCACAGCATCAAGGGTGTTGATGTCCCCTACCCGGCTCCCGTGCGCCGGGCCTTGCCCACGCCCTACGGCCTGTTCCGGTTCCCCAAGGTCGACGCCGACGACGACTAG